A single Populus alba chromosome 7, ASM523922v2, whole genome shotgun sequence DNA region contains:
- the LOC118030515 gene encoding casein kinase II subunit alpha-2 yields MAIRPFLLQLKLTTILNRQRQKKKNNNNKTLFSSLLFLRNNNNNNNKSNNNPFLFSSPQSSSISTLLRQFASSTTAFSHHKQGQQEIQHRLTHRFRSLVPPPDTLAQKIGKSIRRPGAPSKARVYADINVIRPKDYWDYESLTVQWGEQDDYEVVKKVGRGKYSEVFEGVHCTDNEKCIIKILKPVKKKKIKREIKILQNLCGGPNIVKLLDIVRDQQSKTPSLIFEYVNNTDFKVLYPTLSDFDIRYYIYELLKALDYCHSQGIMHRDVKPHNVMIDHEQRKLRLIDWGLAEFYHPGKEYNVRVASRYFKGPELLVDLQDYDYSLDLWSLGCMFAGMIFRKEPFFYGHDNYDQLVKIAKVLGTDELNAYLNKYRIELDLHLAALVGRHSRKPWSKFINVDNQHLAVPEAVDFLDKLLRYDHQERPTAKEAMAHPYFYPIRNAESSRTRT; encoded by the exons ATGGCCATAAGGCCTTTTTTGCTACAGCTAAAACTCACAACAATCTTGAATCGTCAAcgacagaagaagaagaacaataacaacaaaaccctcttttcttctcttttatttcttcgcaataataataataataataataaaagtaataataatccttttctcttctcttctcctcaaTCATCATCCATTTCTACTCTCTTACGTCAATTCGCTTCTTCAACCACTGCCTTCTCTCACCACAAACAAGGACAACAAGAGATACAACACCGTCTTACTCACCGATTTAGGTCTTTGGTGCCTCCTCCGGACACGCTGGCTCAGAAAATTGGCAAATCGATTCGCCGTCCTGGCGCTCCTTCCAAGGCTAGGGTTTATGCTGATATCAATGTGATCCGTCCTAAAGACTATTGGGACTACGAGTCTCTAACCGTTCAATGGGG GGAGCAGGATGATTATGAGGTGGTAAAGAAGGTTGGGAGGGGGAAATACAGTGAAGTTTTCGAGGGAGTGCATTGCACCGATAATGAGAAATGCATAATTAAGATTCTCAAACccgtgaagaaaaagaaa ATTAAGAGAGAGATTAAAATACTGCAGAATCTCTGTGGAGGACCAAATATTGTGAAGTTGCTTGATATTGTTAGAGATCAACAATCAAAGACTCCAAGTCTcatttttgaatatgtgaatAATACTGATTTTAAAGTGCTTTATCCGACACTTTCAGACTTTGATATTAGGTATTACATCTACGAGCTTCTGAAG GCATTGGATTATTGCCACTCACAAGGTATCATGCATCGAGATGTGAAGCCTCATAACGTCATGATTGATCATGAGCAGAGGAAACTTCGTCTGATAGATTGGGGGCTTGCAGAATTTTATCACCCTGGGAAAGAATACAATGTTCGTGTTGCTTCAAG ATACTTTAAAGGCCCTGAACTTCTTGTTGATCTGCAAGACTATGACTATTCTTTGGACTTGTGGAGCCTTGGTTGTATGTTTGCTGGAATG ATATTCCGTAAGGAGCCATTCTTCTATGGGCATGATAATTATGATCAGCTGGTCAAAATAGCTAAG GTACTTGGAACAGATGAGCTGAATGCCTATTTGAATAAGTATCGCATAGAGTTAGATCTGCATCTTGCTGCACTTGTTGGGAG gCATAGCCGGAAACCGTGGTCAAAGTTTATTAATGTTGACAACCAACATTTGGCAGTTCCTGAG GCTGTTGACTTCCTCGACAAGTTGCTGCGATATGATCACCAAGAAAGGCCAACTGCAAAAGAAGCTATG GCCCATCCATACTTCTATCCAATTAGAAATGCAGAAAGCAGCAGAACTCGTACCTAG
- the LOC118030517 gene encoding probable N-acetyltransferase HLS1 has product MGEARVNMIVVREFDPRKDGVGVEDVERRCEVGPGGKLSLFTDLLGDPICRVRNSPAFLMLVAEIGEEIVGMIRGCIKTVTCGKKLSRTVKNNYSYNVINNNDLSKPVPVYTKVAYILGLRVSPSHRRMGIGLKLVHQMEDWFRQNGAEYSYIATENDNHASVKLFTDKCGYSKFRTPSILVNPVFAHRVPVSNRVTVIKLTPYDAELLYRRRFATTEFFPRDIDSVLKNKLNVGNFLAVPRGSLKSGSWAGSDNFLSDPPESWAVLSVWNCMDVFRLEVRGASRVKRTFAKTTRVVDKALPFLRLPSVPAVFRPFGLYFMYGLGGEGPRAAKMMKALCGHVHNLAKESGCGVVVTEVANREPLKLGIPHWKMLSCAEDLWCIKRLGEDYSDGSVGDWTKSPPGLSIFVDPREF; this is encoded by the exons aTGGGAGAAGCGAGAGTGAATATGATAGTGGTTAGAGAATTTGATCCAAGAAAAGATGGAGTTGGTGTTGAAGATGTAGAGAGAAGATGTGAAGTTGGTCCCGGCGGCAAGCTCTCTCTCTTTACCGACCTCTTGGGCGACCCAATTTGCAGGGTCCGCAATTCCCCTGCTTTCCTCATGCTG GTGGCCGAGATAGGAGAAGAGATAGTGGGGATGATAAGAGGTTGCATCAAAACCGTTACATGTGGCAAAAAGCTTTCAAGAACTGTGAAGAACAACTACTCCTACAATGTCATCAATAATAATGACCTTTCCAAACCCGTCCCTGTTTACACCAAAGTTGCTTACATTTTAGGCCTTCGTGTCTCTCCTTCACACCG GAGGATGGGCATAGGCCTAAAATTGGTACATCAAATGGAGGATTGGTTTCGTCAAAACGGCGCTGAATATTCCTACATAGCAACTGAAAACGACAACCACGCTTCCGTTAAGCTCTTCACCGACAAATGCGGCTACTCCAAGTTCCGTACTCCCTCAATCCTAGTCAACCCGGTCTTTGCTCACCGGGTCCCCGTATCAAACCGTGTAACAGTCATCAAGCTCACCCCGTACGACGCCGAGCTGCTGTACCGACGACGATTCGCCACCACCGAGTTCTTCCCTCGGGACATCGACTCCGTCCTCAAGAACAAGCTGAATGTGGGGAATTTCTTGGCCGTGCCACGTGGCAGTTTAAAGTCCGGGTCGTGGGCCGGGTCGGACAACTTTCTATCCGACCCGCCGGAGTCGTGGGCTGTGCTGAGCGTGTGGAACTGCATGGATGTTTTCAGACTTGAAGTGCGTGGCGCGTCGCGCGTGAAGCGGACATTTGCTAAAACAACGAGAGTTGTTGACAAGGCGTTGCCATTCTTGAGGCTGCCTTCGGTACCTGCGGTGTTTAGGCCCTTCGGGCTGTATTTTATGTATGGCTTGGGGGGTGAAGGACCACGCGCAGCTAAAATGATGAAAGCGTTGTGTGGTCACGTGCATAACTTGGCTAAAGAGAGCGGGTGTGGAGTGGTGGTTACAGAGGTAGCAAATCGCGAACCGCTTAAGTTAGGAATACCACACTGGAAAATGCTATCGTGCGCGGAGGATTTGTGGTGTATTAAGAGGCTCGGGGAGGACTATAGCGACGGGTCTGTTGGTGACTGGACTAAATCACCACCCGGCTTGTCAATTTTTGTTGACCCTAGAGAGTTCTAA